The genomic stretch CTGTGGACAACTCAGGACGCTCTCCACAGGCGAATGAGCGCATAGGAGCGCCACGGGCGCCACCTCTCGGCGTACGGGGAAAGGGTCTTGGGGTCGCCGGGCAGGCCGAGGGCCTCGGCGCCGCGGCGAACGGCCAGGTCAGTGGGGAGGAAGACGTCGGGGTCGCCGATCGCGCGCATCGCCACGTAGCCAGCCGTCCACGCGCCTATCCCGGGCAGCTCCATCAGACGAGCGACAGTTTCGTCGCGATCCGCTCCCGGGTTGAGGTCGAGCTTGCCGTCGGCGACCGCTTCGGCCAGCGCGCGAATCGACTGGCGTCGCGCCACCGGCATCCCGAACGCGCTGTCCGGCAGGCTCGCGATCTCGGCCGCGCTCGGGAACCCGATCAACGTGTCCGGCTCGCGGAACGAGCGGATCATCCGGCTCAGCGTGGTGCGCGCGCCCGACACGCTGACCTGCTGCCCGACGATCGCGCGGACCGCCATCTCGAACCCGTCCACCGAGCGCGGCACGCGTACCCCGGGCTCTTTCGCGACCATTTCGGCCAGCGCGGGATCGGCGCCCAGCGTCGCGTCGACGGCCTCGGGATCGGCGTCCAGGTCGAAGAGCCGGCGGCAGCGGGCCACTGCCGGGGCCAGGTCACGCACGTCGCCGAGCCGCAACGTCGCCGAGACCCAGCGGTCGGCCGGGGTGAGCGTGACGGTCGCGCTTCCGTGCGGCAAGGACAGACCCCGCCCGTACGAGTTCCCGTCGCGCTCCTCCACGCCGGGCAGCGCGCGCGTCCCCAGGAAATCGAGCAGTGCCGGGACGTGCAGCGGTGAACGGTAGGCGAGTCGCAGGTTGATCGTGCCCGCCTCGGCCCGCGCGATCGGGCGTGCCTCGCGCAACTTGCCCGGCGGCTGCGCGTACACCGCCAGGATCGTGTCGTTGAACTGGCGTACGCTGCCGAAACCCGCCGCGAAAGCGATCTCGGCCAGGCCCAGGTCGGTCGTCTCGACGAGGATGCGGGCCGTCTGCGCGCGCTGCGCCCGGGCGAGCGCCAGGGGTCCGGCGCCCAGCTCCGCGGTGAGCAGGCGGTTCAGGTGCCGCTCGGTGTAACCGAGGCGGCTCGCCAGGCCCGGCACGCCCTCACGGTCGACCACGCCGTCGCCGATCAGCCGCATCGCCCGTCCGACCAGATCGGCCCGTACGTCCCACTCGGGTGAGCCGGGGGCGGCGTCGGGGCGGCAGCGCTTGCACGCGCGAAAACCGGCCCGCTGGGCGGCGGCCGCGCTCGGATAGAAGCGGACGTTCTCCCGTTTCGGGGTCATCGCCGGGCAGGACGGGCGGCAGTAGATGCCGGTGCTGGTCACAGCGGTGCAGAACCAGCCGTCGAAGCGCTGGTCCCGGCTGTCCACGGCGCGGTAGCACCGCTCGAAGTCCAGTTCCATGCGCTCAATACTGCTTCTCGCGTGCACCGGTGTCTGGCGGGATTCGGACATGGCCATTTGCTGTCAACTTTGGTTGACGTCCCGCTTGGTGTCAACTACGGTTGACACATGATGACTTGTGCCCGACCGGACATCCGGTACCGCACCTTCGGCGACGGCGGCCCCAAAGTCGTGCTCCTGCACGGCGGAATGCAGACCTCGGCCAGCTTCACCCGGCTCGCGACCGAGCTCGCCGCCGGCTTCACCGTCTACGTGCCCGACCGCAACCGCGGCGACCTGCGAACCGAGCTCGACGGGCTGGCCGCCCTGCTCGACGAGACCGGCGCCGGCAACGTGTTCGGTCTCAGCTCCGGCGCGGTGGTCGCCCTGCACGGCGCGCTCGAGCTGACCGGCATCGAACGGCTCGCGCTCTACGAGCCGCCCCTCCGCTACGGCGATCACGACCCGCTCGCGTGGCTGCCGCGCTACGAGAAGGAGCTGGCCGCCGGCCGGACGGCGTCGGCGCTCGTCACCGTGTCCAAAGGCACAGGCGATTTCCCGTACGTCCCCAGGG from Paractinoplanes brasiliensis encodes the following:
- a CDS encoding DNA-3-methyladenine glycosylase 2 family protein — encoded protein: MELDFERCYRAVDSRDQRFDGWFCTAVTSTGIYCRPSCPAMTPKRENVRFYPSAAAAQRAGFRACKRCRPDAAPGSPEWDVRADLVGRAMRLIGDGVVDREGVPGLASRLGYTERHLNRLLTAELGAGPLALARAQRAQTARILVETTDLGLAEIAFAAGFGSVRQFNDTILAVYAQPPGKLREARPIARAEAGTINLRLAYRSPLHVPALLDFLGTRALPGVEERDGNSYGRGLSLPHGSATVTLTPADRWVSATLRLGDVRDLAPAVARCRRLFDLDADPEAVDATLGADPALAEMVAKEPGVRVPRSVDGFEMAVRAIVGQQVSVSGARTTLSRMIRSFREPDTLIGFPSAAEIASLPDSAFGMPVARRQSIRALAEAVADGKLDLNPGADRDETVARLMELPGIGAWTAGYVAMRAIGDPDVFLPTDLAVRRGAEALGLPGDPKTLSPYAERWRPWRSYALIRLWRAS
- a CDS encoding alpha/beta fold hydrolase, which encodes MMTCARPDIRYRTFGDGGPKVVLLHGGMQTSASFTRLATELAAGFTVYVPDRNRGDLRTELDGLAALLDETGAGNVFGLSSGAVVALHGALELTGIERLALYEPPLRYGDHDPLAWLPRYEKELAAGRTASALVTVSKGTGDFPYVPRAALHPLLRLWMRADPNVRELVPTMRQDAAVVEQATGPLDRYSAVTAETLLLGGERSAAYLKQVLNGLEPVLPRVRRVTLRGVGHVAADNNGKPELVAAELRKFFR